GATTCCATCGTTGATTAAGCATCCTTTTTGGAGGATTAGTGATTCCGAAATTTCCGAAGTTTCAAGATCAACTGTTCTATGGGAAAATTCGAGTGTTTATATGCTTTATTATGAGAGGGTTGATAGAGGACAAATTAAGGGTGATAAATAGTTACCGCAGATTTACATAGCTGTTTTTATAGACCTTAAATATTCGAGACTTTTTTTCGATAACATCTCAATTTCACTAaataagataaaatattaccAGTTTAATAAAAAGTGTACAACCCATGACATAATAGTGTAATAAAATGAATAACAGTCGTATACCGAATAGTAAACCATCCGCTAATTCGTTATTTCCACCGCCAAATTCGGCTCAAAGGGTTTCGGGTAATCTGTCAGGTGGTGGAACCCAAAGACAGAAAGTAGCATTAAAGCCAGGTCATTCCCCACTAGATTGGGCTCATCTAAATTCCACTACACCATTTCATATATTAAGGGGTGTACCACAACAAACACCACCGCCACAATATGTTAAGGTGACTGAAGATCAGTTAAAAATGCATAAAACTAAGGAAGATTGTTGGACTTGCATCAATGGGAAGGTGTTCAATATTACTCCTTACATAGACTTTCATCCGGGAGGTGTTAATGAAATCATGAAATGTGCTGGGAGAGATGGTACTGTactatttaataaataccACAGTTGGGTTAACGCTGATAGAATGCTAGAAAAGTGTCTTATAGGAATCCTAGTTAATAACTGAGTACTATATGTGTAAACAAATACGCTTATTATGGTTCTCGTGTATCATAATTACTTTATGattgtttatttattgcatcttaattaatatttatctaTTTAACGTTTAATTTCGAATACATCGTAACGTTTGTTTCgtcttctttaattcaacGGATGACTCCAGTATTACCTATCACCAAACAATTCATATTCCAGTCGTGTTCTTCCTTAGGTATTTCATCGACTAATTGTTCTTCTAACCCAATTCCTATTAAATAAGGACTTCTATTAAACTTTTTATGGTATACATTTAAAAACTCATCGTAAAAACCAGCTCCATGGCCAAGTCTTTTTTTCAGCTTCGTGAATGCTACCCCTGGAACTATAATCACGTCAAGATCGCCAGTATCCATTATATCATTACCACAAATTGGTTCAAGCAAATTATATTTGCCTTGTGGTTCTAATTGTAAGACATTTTCATAACTTGAAACTTCAAGCATGGATAAGTAATTACGTTTCCTCCCCTCTAATGGCACAACATTACATTTCGGCAAATATAAGGCTTTTTTAACATCAAAGCAATGCTTTATTATGTCCATAGTTTGGGCTTCCAGGTTCGGCATATTCATGTAAAGCGCTATCTTTTTAGCATTCTTAAACTGTGGAACTTGgattaatgaatttgatatacCAATTGATTGCAGATTAATCGAATCGGctgatatttcaattagcttcttctttagtGAAGTTCGAAGTTGCTTTTTGGCGCTCTTAATAAGTGTTTCCTTAGACATGTTTAGATTGGTTCCTTTCTTAGATTATGAGACTTTCGCTCAATTTTAATTGTGTCATTTTATGTGATATAGAAATTATTTACGATATACGACAACCAAAAATGTCCAAAATGTTTGAATATGTCATACTTAGCATAAAGTATTAGACTATTCGCTGACAGCTATAACCTTTTCATCAAATCTAACagattttcttctttcgCCATCGTAACTACTAGGAATTTCTAACTCAATTTCTTGGTCACCAATTTCCTTTTTCGTATCCATCAACATTTCTCTAATTCCTTTATCATCCTTAGCAGCCGGTGCAGAACTTGATTTTCTTCGTTGCTGGCATTTTAAGTCTTCCTTACATTTCTGACATCCACACATGAACCCCCAATTAACTCGCAATTCTCTTTGTCTCTGTTGGACAGTATACGCTGGATTCACATATGTGGTAGTTAATTCTTCGCCAGCTCTTATATCTCTTGCTGCAAATACCTTGAGTCCATTGGTTCTTACCGTAGTCGAGGTCTCAACATTAGTATTTGGATCACAATTGTGGTTCAAATGCGACTGAGTAAGATAGATACAAGaatccaaattattgatgttGTACGTACCCATCATGTACATAAATTCTTGATAGGAAATATCTCCATTATCTACTGATTTAGGAAAGACATTTTTAAATCTATTATAACCATCTTTCCATAActtttcttgttgttcTCCAACAAACAAGGCACCACCTTGTAAATTGTCAAACGCACCAGCtgatgaattcaaagcCTTATACCTAACATCTTGTGATACTCTTGCCATCGCTCTAAATTGTTTTCCTTTTATGCCAGACTTATCAGTAATGATATTAGcataaataattgtaatgGCGTACAATGCATTCCATTGTTCTTTTAAACAATAATCTTGCAACTCTAAATATGCATTTGcattgatcaatttcttcgAACCTCCACTTGAATTTGGGTTGTATAAATTATGTTTTAACATCCCATGCAACTGAGAATCAATCTTTTTACAAGTTTGAGAACACCAAATCTCAGAACAAACATTACAATCTAATCCCTTCAAGACAGATATACCAGCATTACTGCTTGATTGTGTAAGCAATTTTCCGCAATAAGAACAAGCCTTGCCACCTTTGATGAGGTTTACATTTGCCAATGGCGCAATATAAAATAGCTGAGATTCTTCCCATATTAAATCACCTTTCGAAATCTTATTTTTTGCATACAACCCTTTACCTCTCTTGGCCGTCATTACAATGTGTACTTTCTCTGGGAGGTCAATATCAGGTGTGTTTAGTGATTTAATCTCGTTAGCGTACGTAAATTGTTGATTGGCATTATTAGTCAACAaaccaaaatttttcaacaacGTTTTGACTCGTTTTTCAGACACAGACCAATTCGGATGACGCCCTTTTACCATCGCATGTAATTTACCTATACCCAAGGTTTCTGTAGAAGGATCTTGTTTCCAAATTGCTATAACATCGTCGACAATTTGCCTCTCATGAGGAACAATAGGTTCTGACGATTCAGCTTCGTAGTCATTGATATCTAcaacttcaaatttatttgcCAAAGAAGCAGTATCAGCTTTAGATTCAGTTTCCATCATATGTACActatatttgattgtttatgattgaaatttgatcgataaaaatttatttcgATAAAGTAGCTCGAAGATCTCAAATCTGCAAGCTCGCGCGATAAAAAGCCAGTCAAGTTTGCATCGAATTGAATTACAAAGTGTCCAGATAAAATGGCATAAGTTAAATTTCTTAAATTTAGACGTGAATGGGGGTCTGTTAAAGGGCATATAGAAACTTAGCTCGTCATTATatacaataatatttaaattttaattAGGATCACGGATAGTAATCGACTTATAACAGGAAccattttttatttttcgCCTGTTCTTGATTCATAATATTTGTTGCCCGGCCTGTATCGTGTAATACGGCCTCACCCTTCACACAAACCTGACCTTTCTGTGATTCAATTACACTTTCCAACGTTATGGTTTTATTGTCATCATTGCCAAtactttcttttcttctagttttaataatcaaaaattgattagCAAACGATGGATACTtatatgatattgataagtTTTCAACCTTGAAATCATCCTTCAAATTGGAGGTAGTGAAATTGCTCAATGATGCATTTCTTTTAAAAGTTTCATTCAAAAGAGTGGCAAGAATTCCACCATGAACAATGAACGGATATCCACATAGCCTATAACCAGCGTGGACAATAGTAACTCCTTCTCCTGTGTCGAGATTGTAAAAAATGACAGGCCTGATACATATCCCTCCTGGCTGAGCTAATGTCTTTGTAGGAAGTGACGGCTTACtatattctttttgtttcttgGTTTTAGTAATAACATTCTGGTTATCTAAAACATTTCTGTCCAAATTCTCCCAGGATTCTAATTTGATCCAATTTTCGTTCTTCCTTGGATGTGCCAATCTTTCATATATAGGCATGTGTTTTAATTCATACTCCAATCTCAACGGCGTTAATTCATCTACATTTTGCGTATCAGTAAAGGAAGCATAATAGTCAAAAAGAGTCTCGTTATATGCTAGAAACGCCCcaattacaaaaaatacACCTGTTGTCTTCCAACGGATAAATGGTTTAGTACGTTTCGGTACGTAATCAAACGGAGAATCAAATTCGGATCTTGTTACATAATTtctgaaaaaattatattgtaGTTGTGACTTCCTAATActtcttgataaattttgtCTTATAAATGGAACCAGCttcatttattatattctgTGATCGCTTAGTGTCGACAAGTAATTGCAATCATCGTTAACTAAAACATCATCCTTGATTTCATAGACTATTTCGTATATGCACGACTTAGTATCTCGGGTAATAAATTCACCATAATTCGAAGCTACTTCATACTTAAAACGATATTCCAAGACATATGATAGATATCTAAGcttaaagaagaagttttAATGATGACATTCATGAAATATTCTACTGTTAGAAAGAACTCGCTACAGTTTCTCTCATCATTTTAGTCATCAACCTTACTTTCAATACTCccaattaaaaatataacaCTTGTACTTGTAATCTAGAAGAGTTGGCAGACTCCTACaagaaaaatcaaaattaaacCATATTGCaacattttttgaattggtGGTTTCATCCATAttgtcaataatttgaaaccgttttttttttctctgGACCCCGTGATGTTTGCAAAGCATTAAATTCTATAATATACAGTAAATTTGGCTTTGTTGCAAACAGAACGATAAATTAAAtgtaattttttatatGGACGATCCATAATTAAACATCTTAATGTACCATACTACTTTACATTTCATACGGTTTcgattttttttaatgaaattgtaCAGCAAGTTTTAGCCTCGAATGATAACTTCAACTAGCgcattatatatataaaacGTTTTATTTGGCTTATTTTTTCAGCCATTCAAATCTTCTGTTCCCCCAGATTCTTCAGTGCACGCGAATGCATAATATCATGTTAGCATAGAATCATCGTATAATAGACTCAGTTAATTCATCCGATACTACATCTTAGTTTAATATCTTTTCTTAGTTGGACTATATTTGTAGAGAACGATGAAGATCGTAGGGTGCTAATAGGATATAAAAGTACTAAGGAATACCCCAATGCGCCCAATGCGGGGACTTATCAGGTCGTTATAGAAGATGTTGGTAGTATAAAGCGAATACCGACATTACTAATGAACTTCTTCTATGAAAGAAGGTAGAGAAGTGTTTGTCTATATACACATACAGATAAATTGTAGTCTCGGTAACCAGAAGAGGAAACGACCAGTCGGCAGAATTTCGTTCGGGCCGcattggaattattaagTTTAAGGCATCTGTCAGCCAAATACGACATATATAGCATATATGTCTACAAAGCTGTCTacttttgaagaaatatactAACAACAATCACGTATTTATAAGATTATCGAAAGCCAATAGGATGGTGCTACACAGGATGGTGCTACACAGGACGAAACGTTAAGTTTCTGGCCTAAAAAAAGGGTCTCAAAGTTTTTTTCTGGAAGACGCAACTATGCTTCGGAGTGAAAAAAAGCATTTCATGACCGTCTTTATTTCCGACTAATAGCAAAtgtaaaaaaaatttttaacTCTTGTCGTTTCTTATAAAAGGCATATGATCTCTAATGCACTATAAAAACGCTaatatttagaaaaaattaagattCTTTACATATTTGTTCACGTAAATCAACGTCAGATGTCAGCCACACCAGAAGTTaacaataaagaaaataacaATTCTAGCagatcttcttctttgtttaaTGCACCGACTAACAGAACTGAAAGAAATGAAGCCGAAAACGAGGAACCGAAAGCATTCGTGGGAGACTTAGAAATGGGTGAAAGTAAAGGTGTGCCTGATGGGGGAGACGAGCTTACACGTTACGAATCCAACCCAGCGGCTGCGAGGACTTTAAGTCATAGAATGGCTGAGGGTAAAAGTTTACTAAATAAAGCTAACAAGACTAATGAACTGTTACCAAAGATAGGTGGGGGTAGAGAATTTCCCCCTTACTTGGGTGATAGAAGTCCCTTTATGGTTACGTTCGACGGTCCAAAGGATCCTATACACCCGCACAACTGGTCCTCCAAAAGGAAGATAGTTTGTAGTGTAGTTGTAGGTTTCACAGCTCTTGCAGTTACTATTGGGTCAGCAATATTTTCTACAGTGAGTAATGACATCATGGAGAAATTTAATGTTGGTTCAACAGTTGCAACCTTAGGAACATCGTTATTTGTATTTGGTTTTGCTTCGGGTCCAATCATTTGGGGTCCAATGTCAGAATTGTACGGAAGAAAAATTGTATTGATTCCTTCTTGTTTCGGTTTCGTTTGCTTTTCATTTGCGGTAGCTTCTGCAAATGATTTACAAACGATTATGATTTGCAGATTCTTTGCCGGTTTCATTGGTGCGGCACCGTTGGTGGCAGTTCCTGCTGCAATAGCGGATATGTTCGGAGCTGCTGTAAGAGGTCAAGCTATGGCTATTTTCGGTATCATTTTATTTGGAGGGCCTGAGTTGGCAACCATCTTCTGTGGTTTCACAGTAAAAAATGATGCCTTAGGCTGGAGATGGACTTCATACTTTAGTGCATTAATTGGTTGTCTTGCTTTGATCGGTGTGACATTCTACTTTGATGAAACACATCATCCTTTGATTTTGGTCAAACAGGCAGAGACCTTAAGAAGGAGAACCGGTAATTGGGCTGTCCAAGCACCTCATGAAGAATTTACTTTGTcattaaaagaaatttgtCAAAACAACATTTCTAGACCGCTTGTCATGTTATTCACTGAACCCATACTATTATTGATTAGTATATACACGGCTTTTATTTACGGTTTGTTATATTTGCTTTTAACTGCGATTCCATTGATATTTATGGGTAATTATCATTTTGTTCAAGGGGTGGGTCAATTACCCTATCTAGCAGTAGTGATTGGTCTTGTTATTGGGGGCGCGTTTTGCATTTTTTTCGAAAAAAGGTTCCATAGAATCATGGTGCAAAATGATGGCAAACCCATTGCTGAAGAAAGGTTGCCTCCTATGATGGTTGgctctttcttcttttctggTGGTTTATTTTGGTTGGGATGGGCAGGAGATTTCCCCGAGAAGGTTCATTGGATTGTTCCAACTATTGGTTGTTCATTTGTTGGCTTTGGTTTGATTACAATTTTCTTGCCTTGTATTAATTACATTATTGATTGCTACTTGTATTTTGCTGCATCAGCTTTAGCAGGTAACACTTTCATGAGATCTTCATTTGGTGGTGCTTTCCCGCTTTTCGCTCGTCAAATGTTTCTCAATATGGAAATTAAGTGGGCAAGCACGTTATTGGGATGCTTTGCAGCAATTTTGATTCCTGTTCCTTTCTTATTTTACAAATACGGGCAATCTCTCAGAACCAGATCTAAATACGCCGTAGTCTTATAATCTCCTGTAGAGATGGCTTATGATAAGGATCTAGAAATATCTAGAAAACGATTGAGAAATTATTCACCTCAACATTCTGCATCTTTTTAAGCCATAGTCTCTTAAAATGTACCACCGTTTATTAATGGTAATTTTACAATGAACACTGGACTTAAAGTCAGCTATCCAGTGCAGAGTGGTAAAGGAATTTGGCAATATAAGATGTTAATAACTTCGAAAAATAAGACTTGTTATTTAGACTGTTGCCACAACTTAGAATATCTAAGTTAGTAGTTCATattgttgaagtaaattgTCCAAGTCCATGTTTAATGCGTTCATTTGATAAGTCTTTCACTTTGTTTAGTTTTATGTATctcaattataatatataatttacttaatctctatataaatttctGTATTTCAGGAGATCCAGagacctctttatatagtccaATATTTCCACAAGAATAGGAGTACGCTTCCCGTTGTTCGTTGGTAAACGGCCAATGGGAAGGCAGATTCATTAGATCTACGAGGCTTGTTATctgtatttatcattcaagaTAAGGAGCTATCCAATGACAACTCATTATACACTTGAACAATTACAGATAAGcttatcgttatcatttgaaCAATGAACCTTGTAGATATGGTATTgtattctaataaaataatccGAATAACAATGTTTCGCAGccagtttatataaattctcaattaattctgacttcgcataaaatatactaatatatttcaacaatacTGAAATGAGTTCCCCCTTAGAGAAATTACTTCAAGATAAactagaaatatttaagaagaGCAATCCATTTGTTAACTTGAATaggaatttaatatatttttgcaaCCAGATTACATTTTCTCAAATTAATCGCATGctcattaaaaatatgcAATGTTGATTTCAGGctcattaaaatatttcaatatctccCCTTAATCctaatattcttcataCCTGCTAACGAACGTAGATTCGTGAACTTCACTTTGTTCAACCCTTTGGTTAGCATATCTGCAACTTGATTATTCGTATCAATTTGacataatttaatttcattttgaataatgtgCTCTCTTATAAAGTGATAGCGAATATCAATGTGTTTGGTGCGCTGGTGGAACACAGGATGTTCCGCAAGGAGAATACacgaattattatcttcatagACAGGAATTGGAAGTTTCAATggtatattcaattgtttgaagAGTTGGGCCATCCACATGGCTTCTTTAATAGCTTCTGTCAAAGCAAGATACTCAGCTTCAGTAGTAGACAATGCCACAGTAGGTTGTTTCTTACTTTTCCACGAAATTGGAGCTCCTCCATATTTCACTATGTATCCTGTGATTGATTTTCTATCACTGGAATCACTTCCCCAGTCACTGTCGCAATAAATCAGCAATTTATTATCTCCATTATAATGGTGACCCATGTCTTGGGTTCCTTTCAAATATCTAAGCATATGCTTAGCACATTTCATGTGTTTCTCAGTAGGCTTGGACAAATACCTGCTTAACATTCCTACTGCGTAGCTGATATCAGTTCTTACAGTGgtagatgcaaataatagctTCCCGACCAAAGATCGATAGTTACTTGCATCGCATTCAGGCGaatcatcaattttgtGTAAGTCCTGTCCAACCAATGACGGAGTTGCAACAGGATTCGAATCAGTCATATTAAATTCCTCTAgaatcttttcaatatagtCATTGAGGCAGATACTTATTCCATCTTCTCTCTGCTCAATATTGATGCCTAGAAATTTCCTTGCAATCCCTAGATCcttcattttgaatctCAGCGAAAGAAGTTTCTTtactttttcaatctcaATAGTATTCTTTCCTGAGATGAGGATATCATCCACATACAATCCTAGTATTATATTATCCTTGATATATAATCCTAGTTCACTCTCAGTCCTTTTGAATCCATGCTCAGtgagaaatttcattattgtagTATTCCAACATATCGGTGCTTGTTTCAATCCATACAACGATTTGTCCAACTTGCACACCTTCTCTGGTTCAGCTTCATCTACAAAACCTACAGGCTGTTTCATATAAAGTGTTTCTTCTACAGTACCGTTCAAAAATGCGGTATCAACATCCATCTGGTGAATTACTCTCTGATCAACAGCACTGAATGCTAGAAGTAGCTTCACAGACTCATATCTGATTACAGGACTGAACGTCGTCAAGTAGTCTTCCCCTGGAACCTGACTGAAGCCCTGTGCTACTAGTCTAGCTTTGTATCTACCGtcatctttcttggtaaATACCCATCTGTTGCCTATTGCTTTTCTATCCTTAGGCAACAGTACTAAATCccatgtattatttgagtaGTGAGCACTCATCTCACTATCCATGGcgattttccatttttcagcttcGTCACTCAGTATTGCCTGTTTGTATGTCACTGGTACACCATCTTTCTTTGTACTGACAACATAGGCATGTGACATGAAATAACCAGACCCTTTAACAACAAGTGAGGAGCCTGAGGCAGTACACAGAGTTTCATTCAGTTTCTCatatttctgtttcttAGAAGGTTcagtttcatcatcagacgATAACTCTGACCGTCTACGCAGTCTTTCGGGTAACGTAACagcttttcttcttcttattgGTTCAACATAGTCCTCATCATTCGAGTTATCAATgacttcattatcatcttccCCTGAAGCAGA
The nucleotide sequence above comes from Debaryomyces hansenii CBS767 chromosome A complete sequence. Encoded proteins:
- a CDS encoding DEHA2D05720p (weakly similar to uniprot|Q04772 Saccharomyces cerevisiae YMR073C); protein product: MNNSRIPNSKPSANSLFPPPNSAQRVSGNSSGGGTQRQKVALKPGHSPLDWAHLNSTTPFHILRGVPQQTPPPQYVKVTEDQLKMHKTKEDCWTCINGKVFNITPYIDFHPGGVNEIMKCAGRDGTVLFNKYHSWVNADRMLEKCLIGILVNN
- a CDS encoding DEHA2D05742p (similar to uniprot|P40099 Saccharomyces cerevisiae YER183C FAU1 5 10-methenyltetrahydrofolate synthetase), with the translated sequence MSKETLIKSAKKQLRTSLKKKLIEISADSINSQSIGISNSLIQVPQFKNAKKIALYMNMPNSEAQTMDIIKHCFDVKKALYLPKCNVVPLEGRKRNYLSMLEVSSYENVLQLEPQGKYNLLEPICGNDIMDTGDLDVIIVPGVAFTKSKKRLGHGAGFYDEFLNVYHKKFNRSPYLIGIGLEEQLVDEIPKEEHDWNMNCLVIGNTGVIR
- a CDS encoding DEHA2D05764p (similar to uniprot|P38890 Saccharomyces cerevisiae YHR207C SET5), producing MMETESKADTASLANKFEVVDINDYEAESSEPIVPHERQIVDDVIAIWKQDPSTETLGIGKLHAMVKGRHPNWSVSEKRVKTLLKNFGLLTNNANQQFTYANEIKSLNTPDIDLPEKVHIVMTAKRGKGLYAKNKISKGDLIWEESQLFYIAPLANVNLIKGGKACSYCGKLLTQSSSNAGISVLKGLDCNVCSEIWCSQTCKKIDSQLHGMLKHNLYNPNSSGGSKKLINANAYLELQDYCLKEQWNALYAITIIYANIITDKSGIKGKQFRAMARVSQDVRYKALNSSAGAFDNLQGGALFVGEQQEKLWKDGYNRFKNVFPKSVDNGDISYQEFMYMMGTYNINNLDSCIYLTQSHLNHNCDPNTNVETSTTVRTNGLKVFAARDIRAGEELTTTYVNPAYTVQQRQRELRVNWGFMCGCQKCKEDLKCQQRRKSSSAPAAKDDKGIREMLMDTKKEIGDQEIELEIPSSYDGERRKSVRFDEKVIAVSE
- a CDS encoding DEHA2D05786p (similar to CA1838|IPF5777 Candida albicans unknown function), which encodes MKSVPFIRQNLSRSIRKSQLQYNFFRNYVTRSEFDSPFDYVPKRTKPFIRWKTTGVFFVIGAFLAYNETLFDYYASFTDTQNVDELTPLRLEYELKHMPIYERLAHPRKNENWIKLESWENLDRNVLDNQNVITKTKKQKEYSKPSLPTKTLAQPGGICIRPVIFYNLDTGEGVTIVHAGYRLCGYPFIVHGGILATLLNETFKRNASLSNFTTSNLKDDFKVENLSISYKYPSFANQFLIIKTRRKESIGNDDNKTITLESVIESQKGQVCVKGEAVLHDTGRATNIMNQEQAKNKKWFSL
- a CDS encoding DEHA2D05808p (similar to uniprot|Q07824 Saccharomyces cerevisiae YLL028w TPO1 polyamine transport protein) encodes the protein MSATPEVNNKENNNSSRSSSLFNAPTNRTERNEAENEEPKAFVGDLEMGESKGVPDGGDELTRYESNPAAARTLSHRMAEGKSLLNKANKTNESLPKIGGGREFPPYLGDRSPFMVTFDGPKDPIHPHNWSSKRKIVCSVVVGFTALAVTIGSAIFSTVSNDIMEKFNVGSTVATLGTSLFVFGFASGPIIWGPMSELYGRKIVLIPSCFGFVCFSFAVASANDLQTIMICRFFAGFIGAAPLVAVPAAIADMFGAAVRGQAMAIFGIILFGGPELATIFCGFTVKNDALGWRWTSYFSALIGCLALIGVTFYFDETHHPLILVKQAETLRRRTGNWAVQAPHEEFTLSLKEICQNNISRPLVMLFTEPILLLISIYTAFIYGLLYLLLTAIPLIFMGNYHFVQGVGQLPYLAVVIGLVIGGAFCIFFEKRFHRIMVQNDGKPIAEERLPPMMVGSFFFSGGLFWLGWAGDFPEKVHWIVPTIGCSFVGFGLITIFLPCINYIIDCYLYFAASALAGNTFMRSSFGGAFPLFARQMFLNMEIKWASTLLGCFAAILIPVPFLFYKYGQSLRTRSKYAVVL
- a CDS encoding DEHA2D05830p (no similarity); the protein is MNTGLKVSYPVQSGKGIWQYKMLITSKNKTCYLDCCHNLEYLS